CGGTCGTGCACCGGGCGGCTTACGCCCCATGGCCCCGGTGCTAATTTCCACGCGTCCCCGACCCGAGACCCATGTCGCACAGCCATCGCACGCCGGCGCACGCGCTCAGTGCCGCGACCGCTCTGCTCCTGCTCGCCGCCTGCCAGGCGTCGCCGCCGCGGTCGCCGCGAGCCGGCGATTCCATGGGCGCCACGATCGGCCGCCTGCCCACCGGCGTCCACCTCGACCCGGCCGGCGTGCAGTACCCGGTGGGCCAGTTTCCGCTGGGGATGGCGCTGGCGCCCGACGGCCGCCACGTGGCGCTGTTGATGAGCGGGTGGGGCGAACAGGGCGTGCAGATCGTGGACCGCACCACCGGCCAGGTGACGCAGACGCTCGATCAGGCCGCGGCGTTCATCGGCGTGGCGTTCGCGCCCGACGGACAATCACTCTACGCCTCGGGCGGCAATCAGGACGTGGTCTATCGCTACGCGTGGAGCGACGGCCGGGCGACGCTCGCCGACAGCATCGTGCTGGCGCCCAAGCGCCCGCGCGCGCCGGGGCTGCGGTACGCGGCCGGCCTCGCGTTCTCGCCCGACGGGCGCACGCTGTACGTGGCCGAGAACATGGCCGATTCGCTGGCCGCGGTGGACGTGGCGAGCGGGCGCGTGGTGCATCGCTACGCGACCGATGCGTATCCGTATGGCGTCGTGGTGGCGGGCGACGGTCGGGTGTTCGTCTCGGCGTGGGGCGGGTACACCGTCTCGGAATTCACGCCCGAGGGCGACGGCATGAGCGCGCGGAAAATCGCGGTGGGCCGTCACCCGTCGGCGATGGTGCTCAACGGCGACGGCACGCGACTGTTCGTGGCGTCGGGAAGCACCGATCGCATATTCGTCGTGGCCACGGCGGAGCATCGGGTGATCCAGACGCTGCTCGATCCGCCGCCGGCGGGACCGGGCGAGGGGAGCACGCCCAATGGGCTGGCGCTGTCCGCCGACGGCACGCGGTTGTTCGCGGCCGAAGCCGACGCCAACGCGGTGGCGGTATTCGACCTGAGCCCGAAGACGGCGGGCGTGGCGGCGGCCACCGGCACCGACGCGCTGGTGGGCCGCGTGCCCACGGCGTGGTATCCGACGCTCGTGGCCGCGGTGCGCGACACCCTGCTCGTGGTGAGCGCCAAGGGCCACGGCACGCGGGCCAATCCCGACGGCGCGCAGCCGGTGCCGATGCCCGGGCACCCGCCGCGCGGCACCAACTACACACTGGGGCAGTTGGAATCCACGATGACGATCGCGCCGCTGGCGGAGGTGCGGGGCGCCGAGTTGGCGGCGCTCACCCAGCGCGTGGTGCGGGCCAACGCGTGGGACCAGCCCACGGGCCGCACGGCGAACTATCCGCCGTTCCAGCACGTGGTGTACATCATCAAGGAGAACCGCACGTACGACCAGGTGTTCGGCGACATGCCGTCGGGCGACGGCGACACCTCGCTGGTGTTCTTCCCGCGCGCCGACTCGCCCAACCACCATGCGCTGGCCGACCGGTTCGGCCTGTACGACCGGTTCTTCGTGAACGCCGAGGTGAGCGCCGACGGGCACAACTGGTCCACGGCGGCGTACGCCACCGACTATCTGGAAAAGACGGTGCCGTCGAACTACTCCGATCGCGGCCGTCCCTATGACTACGAGGGCTCGGTGTTCGGGGGCGGCGTGAAGGCGCGCATCCCGCGCGACGACGAGGCCGCGCCGGCGAACGGGTATCTGTGGGACCTGGCCCAGAAGCGGGGGATCACCTTCCGGAACTACGGCGAGTTCGTGGTGCCGGGCTCGCTCGACCCGGACGACCCGCTGCCGGCCGCCTATCGCGGCGACAAGCCGTTCCTCAAGGAGCACACGAATCCCGACTATCCGGGCTTCGACCTGCGGATCACGGACCAGCATCGCGTGGACGTGTGGCAGGCCGAGTTCGACTCGTACGTGCGGTCGGGCACGCTGCCGGCGCTCGAGATCGTGCGCCTGCCCAACGATCACACGTCGGGCGCGCAGGCGGGCGCGCCGACGCCGCTCGCGGCGATGGCCGACAACGATCTGGCGCTGGGCCGGATCGTGGCGGCGATCTCCCACTCACCGTACTGGAAGAACACCGTGATCTTCGTGCTCGAGGACGATGCGCAGAACGGGCCCGACCACGTGGACTCGCATCGATCGGTGCTGCTCACGATCTCGGCGTACAACCGGCCCGGCACGATTCACCGGTTCACGAATACCACCGACGTACTCCGCACGATCGAGGAGATCCTGGGGCTGCAGTCGATGTCGCAGTTCGACTATTACGGGCGGCCGCTGCGGCACATCTGGGCCGACACGCCGGATCTCACGCCGTACACGCCGCTCACCCCCGCACCGTCGCTCGACGCGGTGAATCCATCCGTGGGGCGCGGGGCGCGCGAGTCGCGGCGGCTGGATCTGGAGGTGGAGGACATGTCGAACATGGACCTGTTCAACCACATCCTGTGGCGCGACCTCAAGGGGAACGGGGTGCCGTATCCCGGCACGCACCGCATCCCGGCCCTCGACGTGATGCACTGACGGCTGCGTACCGCGCACTGCACGCTGCCCGCCGAAGGCGGTGGGCAGCGGCCGGCTCTCAGTTCTTGTGTCGGAAGGTGATGCGGCCGCGGCTGAGATCGTAGGGCGATACCTCGATGGTCACCCGGTCGCCGGCGAGTACGCGAATGCGGAACCGGCGCATATTGCCTCCCAGCGTGGCCAGCACGGTGTGCCCGTTGCTCAGGAGCACGCGAAACGTGGCGTTGGGGAGCACTTCGGTGACTTGGCCTTCGAGTTGTATCGCTTCTTCCTTCGCCATCCAGTTCTCCATGAAGGCGGCACCGCCCGGGAAATTCCGGCGGGCGGGGCTGCGGCAGCGGGAAGTCTAGGACCGGCCACCGGTTCCGTCAACGCGCGCCGGCGCGGCATCGGACCGCGGCGCCCCCACCAGGCCCGATTCCCCCATCACGCAGTTGCGGCCGGCGCGCTTGGCGGCCAGCAGCAGGTCGTCGGCGCGCTGGAGGAGGTCGAGGGCGTGATCGCTCTCCCGATCGAGCGTCGCGACGCCGGCGCTGAAGGTGACGTGGCCGTCGACCACCCCCGGAATGTCGAACAGCATCGTCTCCATGAGCCGACGGATCTGGTCGAGTTTCACCGCCGCGTCGTCGCCAGGCGTTTCGGGCAGCACGATCACGAATTCCTCGCCGCCGAACCGCGCCACGATGTCGGTGCTGCGGACGGTGCGCCGGAGCAGGTGCGCGAACGCCCGCAGGGCGGCGTCGCCGGAGGCGTGCCCGAACGTGTCGTTGAACTGCTTGAACAGGTCCAGATCCACCATCGCCAGAGCGAGCGGCCGGCCGTAGCGCCGGGCGCGCCCCACCTCCTCGCGCACGCGTTCCTCGAGCACGTTGCGATTGAAGAGCCGGGTGAGCGGATCGTGCGTGGAGAGTTGTCGCAGGCGGTGGGCGCGCTCGAGCACGGCACGGCTCAGCATGGCGGCCACACCGAGGACGATCAGACGGCCGATCTGATCGCCCCACGAGAAGTTGCCGTAGCCGGCGTAGCGCGGGTCGGACAGATCCCAATGCGCGTGCACGACGAGGACGAGCGCGGCGTATTCCACCACCGCCACGGCGCCGGCCACGAGCGGCGCCCGCCGGTCGTAGCGCAGCGCCGTGCTGGCGATGGCGAGAAGATAGATCTCGAATACGACGCGACTGTTGACGGTGATCTCGGGGCGGCCGATGAGGATGAACGCGGCCAGGATGGCGCTCACGCTGGTCACGTCGTAGACGCTGGTCGCGATGCTCCACCACGTGCGGTAGTGGCCGCGCGAGACGGCCGCCAACACCGATGCGGCGAACCCCAGGCTGACCAACCCCACCACGAGACCCACGTAGTTCTCGAGCTGGTCGGACCGCTGGACGATGCTCTGCAGCGGGATCAGCAGGAGGATGGCCGTGAACACGAGGCGTGCCCGCGCCACCGTGCGCTCGCCGGCGGCTCCGGCATCGATCAGGCTGGCATCGCTGGCCGAGAGGAGACGCTCCCAGCGAGCACCGGTCGGGGGTTCCTGCAACATCGGCCCGGGGAATGGGGGGTTGGATGGGGCACTCCGCGCGCCCCACTCCCCATAGTGTAACAGGCCGGCGGGCGGCGCCAGACCTCCCCGGGTGCCGGGCCCGGGGCGCCGGCATTAGGTTCCTCCGTTGACCGGGGTGCCCGGGCGCACATCCGCGCCCGCGCTGAGATCACACCCGTCGAACCTGAACCGGCTCGTACCGGCGTAGGGAGTCATCCATGCACAATTCCGCCCACCGGGCGCGCCATCGGGCGCGCCGGCACTCGCGTCCTCTCTCGTGGGGGATCCGCGCATGACCATCCTGACCCTGTTGACCGCCCTGTTCGCGGCCACCGGCCTGGGCGGCGTGGTGCGCGACGCCCAGACCCATGCGCCGTTGGCCGGCGTCCGCGTGGAGGACGTGCGCACGCACGCCGCCACCGTGACCGACTCGGCGGGCCGGTTCACGCTCGCCGTCACGCCGCCGGCGCGGCTCCGGTTCAGCCGCCACGGGTACGTGACCGTGGAGCACGACGTGCTGGCCGAGCGCGGGACCGCGGTGGAACTGGTGCGCACGGCGCAGAGCCTGGAGCGGGTGACGGTGTCGGCGCTGCGGGCCGGCGCCAGCGCACCGATCTCGGCCGACGTGGTGACCCAGGCGCAGATCCAGGCGCGCTCATTCGGCCAGGAGCCGCCGCTGCTGCTGGCCAACACGCCGTCGTTCACGTCGTACGCCGAGCAGGGGGGCTATTCGGGATACAGCTACATCCGCCTGCGCGGCATCGATCAGACGCGGATCAACCTCACGCTCGACGGCATCCCGCTCAACGATCCGGAGGACGAGGTTTTCTACTTTGCCGATCTGCCGGATTTCATGACCAGCATGCAGTCGGTGCAGATCCAGCGCGGCGTGGGCACGAGCACCAACGGCACGGCGTCGTACGGCGGATCGATCAACTTCGAGTCGGTATCGCTTACCGCGACGCCGGCCGGGGGGCACGTGGATCTGGGGACGGGCGCCTGGAATTCGCGCCGCGGCTCCGTGGACTACGCGTCGGGGCTCCTGCCCAGCCGGTTCGCGTTCTACGCGCGGGCCAGCGACCAGGCCACCGACAGCTATCGCGAGCACGCCGGCGACATGTCGCATTCGGGCTTTCTGAGCGCCGGATATTTCGGCGACCGCAACATCGTGAAACTCACGGCCATGGCCGGGCAGGAGCACAGCCAGCTGGCGTACTATGCCTCGGCTGAATCGACGCTGGTGCGCGACCGCCGCGACAATCCGCTCTCGCCCGACGAGCGCGACGACTTCGGCGAGCAACTCGGGAGTCTGGCCTACACGCGGCTGATCAACCCGCGGTCGTCCATCTCCACCACGCTGTACGGGGTCTCGGCCACCGGCTATTACGACGTGAAGGAGCCGCAGACCGACCGCTACCACCTGGACTTCTGGTGGGCGGGGGTGATGAGCACGTACACGTACCGCGGCGACCGCACGCAGCTGGACATCGGCGTGCACGCAGCGGACTACCATCGGGACCACTACATGTTCACGCTGCCCGATCTGGCCAACCGGGTGTACTCCAACCGCGGGATCAAGCGCGAGGCGAGCGCGTTCGTGAAGGGCACCTACGACGTGGGCCGGGTGACGCTGTTCGGCGACGTGCAGGCGCGCGATGCCTGGTGGCGGTACGTGCCCGACCAGAACGCCGACATCGCGCCGGCGAGCATCAGCTGGCGGTTCCTGAACCCCAAGGGCGGGCTCACCTACCGGTTGGCGCCGGCCTGGAGCGCGTACGCGTCGTACGGCGTGAACGGCCGCGAGCCGGCCCGCAACGACATCCTGGCCGGATTCGACAATCTGGACACGTCGAACGTGTCGTTCGTGGGGAGCTTCGAGCGGGTGCGTCCGGAGACGGCCCACGATCTGGAGCTGGGGGTGCACTACCGCGGCGCGGCCGTGACGCTGGACGCCGACGGGTACGACATGGAGTTCCGCAACGAGATCGCGGCGATCGGGCAGCTGAGCTATCTGGGGCTGCCGCTGCGGAAGAACGTGCCGGCGAGCACGCGCCGGGGGCTCGAAGCGGACGTGGCCTGGCGGCTCGCGCCGGCGCTCACCGCGTCGGTGAACGGCAACCTGAGTCGCAACTGGATCGCCGCCTACACCGACGACGCGAGCGGCATCACGTACCACGACGTCCCGCCGCTGCTCACGCCGCAGCTGTCCACCAACCAACGGTTGAGCTACGCGCCGGCGCGGGGGCTCGCGCTGTCGCTGGAGGGGCGCTACACCTCGCAATCGTTCCTCGACAACACGGGCGACCGGCAGTTCGTGCTGCCGGCAGCGTACATCACGGATGCCCAGGTGGCGTGGAGCGACGCGGCCCGGGGCTACGAGATCACACTGTTCGTGAATAACCTGGCCGGGGTCAACCGCTACGGCAGCGGCTATACGGACGGCTCGATCTCATACTACTATCCGCTGCCGCCGAGGAACCTGTTCCTGCAGTTCCGGGCCGGATTCTGACCGGTCCGGGGGGAAACGGGGGCGGTTGGCCTTGAGAAATGGCCCCCGGACGTTGATACTCCTCGTGGACCAACCCTGCGATGCCGCACTCTCCCGTTTCCCCCGACCAACTCAAGGATGCCTGTCTGCTCCTCGTCGACGACGAGCAGACGAATCTGACCCTGCTGCGGCTGATCCTCGGCCGCGCGGGGTATACGCGCGTGCATACGCTGTCCGACGCGCGCGACGTGCTGCCGCTGGCCCGGGCGTTGAATCCGGACCTCGTGGTGCTCGATCTGCGGATGCCCACGATGAGCGGGTTCACGGTGCTCGAGGGGTTGGTGGAGCAGACGGCGCCCGACGAATTCCTGCCGATCCTGGTCGTCACCGGCGATGCCAGCCAGACGGCGCGGCAGCGGGCGCTGAAGCTGGGCGCCAAGGACTTCCTGACCAAGCCGTTCGAGGCGACGGAGGTGCTGCTCCGCATCCACAATCTGCTGGTCACGCGCATGCTGCACGAGTCGGTGCGCGCGCAGAACGAGCTGCTCGAAGCCAAGGTCACCGAGCGCACGTCGCAGCTGGAGCGGGCGGCGGCGCAGGCCGAGGAGGCCAATCGCGCCAAGAGCGTGTTCCTGGCCACGATGAGCCATGAACTGCACACGCCGCTCAACGCCGTGATCGGCTTTGCCAACGAACTGCAGAAGAATCACGCCGGCAACCTCCTGCCGCAGGATCTGACGTACGTGCAGCGCATCAGCAGCAACGGACTCCAGCTGTTGCGCGTGATCAACGACGTGTTGGACCTGTCCAAGGTCGAGGCCGGGAAGATGGAAGTGGAGCTGGCGCCGGTGGCGCTGGACCGCCTGGTGCTCGACACGCTCAAGGACATGGAGAGCCGATCGGTGGGCACGGCGGTGGTGCCGCGTGTTTCGCTGCCGCCGTCGCTGGTGCCGATCGAGAGCGACGAGCACAAACTCAAGCGGGTGCTGATGAACCTCGTGGACAACGCCGTGAAATTCACCGAATCGGGAAGCTACCGCGTGGGGATCATCACCACGCCGGGCACCGGTCGGCCGCTCCGGCTGGACGTGATCGACACCGGGGTGGGCATTCCCGCCAACCGGCTGGACAAGATCTTCGGCGCCTTCGAGCAGGGCGAATCGGGCACGCGCCGGCGCCACGAAGGCACCGGCCTGGGGCTGGCGATCTCGCGCGCGCTGTGCGAGGCGATGAACTACCGGCTGACCGTGGTCAGCGAGCCGGGCCGCGGGTCGGCGTTCAGCGTGCTCCTGTCGCCCGACGCCGAGCCCCCGCGTTCGTACGACGATGCGCTGCGGGCGTACGCGCCCGCGTCCTCCGACCTGACGACACGTGGTTCGTAGGGTATTGATGGCGGCCCTCGTGGCCGCGGCGGCGAGCGCGGCGTGCGCCGCCCCGCTCGCCGCCCAGGGAGCCCAGCCGCCCACGCGCCCCAAGCGCGTCGAGCACGCGCCGAAGGCCGCGTCCAGGGCCACGCCCAAGCCGAAGAAAGCGAAGGTGGACACCGCGCCCAAGCCCACGTGGCCGGTGGCGGGGCCGGCGCCGCTGCCGGGCTCGATCCTGCCGTCGCACCGCATCGTGGCGTTCTACGGCAATCCGCTCTCGAAGAAGATGGGGATCCTCGGCGCGCTGCCGCCGGAGCAGATGCTGGCGCGGCTCGACACCGAGGTGGAGCGCTGGCGGGCCGCCGATCCCGCCACGCCCGTGGTGCCGGCGCTGCAGTTGATCGTGAGCGTGGCCCAGGGGCAGGCCGGCCGCGACGGGATGTACCGGGCGCGCATGGCCGACACGTTGATCGATCGCGTGGCCGGGTGGGCGGATCAGCGCCATGCGCTGCTCTTTCTCGACGTGCAGGTGGGCCACAGCACGGTGGCGGCCGAGTTGCCGCGGCTGCTCAAGTATCTCGCGCGGCCCAACGTGCAGCTGGCGCTCGACCCCGAGTTCTCGATGAAGGACGGCAGCACGCCGGGCACCAGGATCGGCACGATGGACGCGAGAGACGTGAACGACGCGGTGGCCGTGCTCGACAGCCTGGTGACGGCCAACAACCTGCCCCCCAAGGTGCTCGTGGTGCACCGGTTCACGCGGCGGATGCTCACGCACGCCGATCGCATCCGGCTCGATCCCAAGGTGCAGATCGTGGTGGACATGGACGGCTGGGGCCCGCGGGCGTTGAAGGAGGATTCGTACCGGGCGTACGTGTACGAGGACCCCGTGCAGTTCACCGGCTTCAAGCTGTTCTACCACAACGACACCAAGAGCGGGCGTCCGCTGATGACGCCGGCCGAGGTGCTCAAGCTGTTCCCGGCGCCGCTCTACATCCAGTACCAGTAGGCGCGCCTCGCCGGGCCCCGCTCACTGCGGGGAGAGAATCCTGACGAGCGCGGAATCTCCGACCGTGACGGAGTTGACGGTGATCGTCCCGATCACGTACGTCGCGCCCGTCGCGATCATCGTGACGAGGCCGGTGCTGCTGACCCTGGCCAGCGTGGTGTCGCGGGATGTCCAGGTGGTGTCGCCTTTCACCACCAGCGACCGGAGGTTCCCGTCGTACGCGGTCCCGGTGAGCTGCACCTTCGCGCCCGGGAGCGCCGATACGGTGTCCAGCCCGCCCTGGCCCGTGACCAGAAAATAGGTCAGCCCCCCGGAGACGACGGTGAGACCGGGTCCCGCAGAGGACCCGCCGCACGCGGCCGCGGCGGCCAGCACGCCGAGGATCACCAGTGTCCGTCGCATCACATTCCTCCAAATTGCGGGAGCGGGTCCCGTCCCCACCGGCAGGATCGCCGGTGGGGAGTGGTCCGATATCGGGGACCGCCCGCCGATCGTGAGTGGGTCGTTACGGGGAGGTCCAGGTGTTGTTCGTGCGGTCGATGTCAATGAGCTGGTGATCGGGATCGAGCTCGATCTTGGTCAGCGTCTTGCCCGCGAACGCATACTGCCGCAGGAACTTCGTGCTGTTCATGTACCAGGCTTCGGCGGGATACCTGAAGTCCTGCGTGGTGCCGTCGGAGAATGTGAACCGGGCGAGGATGGGCAGCACGCCGCGCGCCAGGTTGCCGTACACCACGGCCACGTGTTCGGTGTCGCCCATCGTGCGCGTCACCACCGTGTCGACGGTCTGGTCGAACCGGTCGTTGGTCTCGAAGAACTCGCGCCAGAACCAATCGAGGCGGCGGCCGCTCGCGTCCTCCATGGTGCGGAAGAAGTCGGCGGGCGTGGGGTGCTTGTACGCCCAGCGATGGATGTACTCGCGGAACGCGTCGTCGAACGCGCTGTCGCCCAGCACCTGGCGGCGCAGGAGATGGAGCGCCATCGACGTCTTCTCATACTGATTGATGCCGAGGAGGCCCGGATTGATGCGGTCGGGCCCGACGTCGATCGGCGTGTCGTACCCAGCCTTCATCACCTGTTCCACGCCCTGGCGTTCCTCGAGCTCGCGCTGCGCCTCGTCGCCCTTCTGGGGATAGCGGAGCGCTTCGGAGAAGGTGTTGATGAACGTGTTGAAACCCTCGTCCTGCCAGAAGTGCATGCGCTCGTTGGAGCCGACGATCATCGGGAACCAGTTATGCCCGATCTCGTGCGTGATCACGTTGTAGAGGCCGTACACGTCGCGGCTGCGGGCCTCCATGGCGAGCATCGGATATTCCATTCCGCTGATCGGGCCCTCGGCCACGGTGATCTGCGGGTACGGATACGCGAACCAGCGCTGCGAGTACTCCATGATCGACATCCGCGCCTGGTCGGCGGCATCGGACCACGGACTCACGGCCGACGGGCGGTAGTAGGCCTGGGCGAGAATGCCCTTCCAACTCGACGCGTCCCAGATGTATTCGGGCGAGGTGGCCCAGGCCACGTCGCGCACGTTCCGGGCGACGAACTTCCACGTCTGCGTACCCGACTTCCTGGGGCGCGCCGCGCCGCTCGCCAGTTCGGCCTGGGTGACGATGTGCACGGTCGTGTCGGACCTGGCCGCGGCGTGGAGGCGCGCGATCTCGGGCTTGGTGAGCACCTCGGCCGCATTCTGGAGCATGCCGGTGGCGGCCACGATGTAGCCGGCGGGGACGGTGGCGGCGAGCGTGAAGTCGCCGTATTCGCAGTAGAATTCGCCCTGGCCGAGGTACGGCTCGATGTTCCAGCCCTTCACGTCGTCGTACACCACCATGCGCGGATACCACTGGCCGAACTCGAACAGCGAGCCGTCATAGCCCATGCGATCGGCGCCGTGCTCGGGAATGGCGAAGTGCCAGGCGATGTCGAACGTGGTGCTCTTGCCCGGCTTGAGCGGCTCGGCCAGATCCACCTTCATCACGGTGGTCGAGACGCGGGTGGTGAGCGGCACGTTCTTCTTGCCGGGGATCACCTGCTCGAACCGGTCGATCACGTCGCCGCCCTGGAAGCCGCGCGCGCCGAAGCGCGAATTCTGCGGATAGACGTACGAATTGAGCGACCCTTCCTTGAACGCGTCCTGCTCCACCTGCACCCACACGTAGTCGAGCGTGACCGGCGAGTTGTTGGTGTACTTGAGCGTCTCGTGGCCGGTGAGCACGCGGGCCGCGGTGTCGAGCGACGCCTGGATGTCGTAGTCGGCGCGATTCTGCCAGTACAGCGGACCGGGAGCGCCCGACCCCAGCCGGAACGCGTTGGGCGTGTTCAGGTGGAGCGGCGCGAAGATGGACGTGTCGCCCACGCCGGTGGCGTCGATCTTCTGCTGCGCCATGGCCGGCGCGGCCAGGCCGCCCAGCGCCGCGGCGGCGATCAGGATTCGAGAAATGTTGCGCACGGGAACGGTCACCCCGATGAATGGAGGAGGAAAGGAGAATAGAGGACGATACACCCGGGTCAGGGGCCGGGGCCACCCGAACCGGCGTAAAATATGTGTCTGGCCGCGCGCCGCGCCCCGCGCCCGCGGTCAGGCGGCACCGGCGCCGCGGCGCCGATACCAGTAGGCGATGCCGAGCAGGAACGCGCTGGCCACGAGGTACGACGCGATACGAACGCCCACCGACGGCACGGTGCGGGCCGCGGCCAGCGCGCGCACGGCGGCCACGACGGCCAGCAGGAGACCGGCGCGGCGCAACCACCGGGCGTCGCGCGCCCGTCCGATCCCCACGGCAAGCACTGCGGTGCCCGCTTCCAGGCTCACCAGCGCCAGCGAGGCGGTGGCGGCGCTCACGGCGGCGGCGAGTTCCTGATGCGCCCACAGGAACGCCCAGCACCACGGCGCCGCGCGGACCAGGGCGTATGCCGCGCGCGCATCGCCGGCGCCGGCCCCTGCGGCGTCGGGCGACGCGCGCTCGACCGCCGCGGCGAGCGCGGGCCCCATCCAGGCCACCACCGCCCAGCCGGCGAGCGCCGCGGCTGCCGCCAGCGATTCGGGGGTGGCGAACGGGCGGTAGGCGAACGCGGGCCGCAGCAGCATCAGGACCCAGGCATACGCGCTGGCCCCCGTGAGCGCGAGCGCCATCATGAGCAGCCACGAACGGCTGGGACGCCAGCGCAGCCCGCCGGCGAAGGCCACGCCCAGCCCGGCCACGGTGGCGGGCATGATGGCCACGCGGCCCCACGGCGCGATGTACGCCCCCACCAGGGCGCACGCCGCGACGGCGAACGCCAACGCGTCGCGCAGCGCACCCACGCCGCGCCGCCAGACCGCGACGGTGAGCAGCACCGCCGCCGCCGCCGCGACCCGCGTGTGGGACCACGGGCCAGGCGCCACCGCTTCGCCGGTGGCGAAGGCGAGCATGAGCGGGATCGCCGCGCCGTCCATCCACGCCGGCGCGCGCACCTGGGCCACGTTCCCGCCCTGTGGCGCCAGCGCGGGCGCATCGGCGGTGAGCTCGAGGAGCACCAGCCACGCCAGCGCCGCCGCGCCCACGAGCAGGCTCGTGGACGCGGGCGACAGCGCCGAACCCCGCGCACCCAGCCAGAGCGCCGCCAACGCGCCGATGACGCCCATGGCGCGCAGCCGCGAACGCACGAACTCCGCCGGCGCCGCGGGCAGGACGCCGGCCGCGGCCACCGCCAGGGGAAGGGCCACGGCGAGGGCCGGCCCCCACGCCCCGCCGCGCGCCGCCAGGACCACCGCGAACAGTGCCACCGCGGTGGCGAGCACGCGCTCCGCCGTGCGCCAGGCGCGGGCGCCGATCCCGACGGCGCCGGCGACTCCGATCACGGTGCCATACG
This DNA window, taken from Gemmatimonadaceae bacterium, encodes the following:
- a CDS encoding TonB-dependent receptor, whose translation is MTILTLLTALFAATGLGGVVRDAQTHAPLAGVRVEDVRTHAATVTDSAGRFTLAVTPPARLRFSRHGYVTVEHDVLAERGTAVELVRTAQSLERVTVSALRAGASAPISADVVTQAQIQARSFGQEPPLLLANTPSFTSYAEQGGYSGYSYIRLRGIDQTRINLTLDGIPLNDPEDEVFYFADLPDFMTSMQSVQIQRGVGTSTNGTASYGGSINFESVSLTATPAGGHVDLGTGAWNSRRGSVDYASGLLPSRFAFYARASDQATDSYREHAGDMSHSGFLSAGYFGDRNIVKLTAMAGQEHSQLAYYASAESTLVRDRRDNPLSPDERDDFGEQLGSLAYTRLINPRSSISTTLYGVSATGYYDVKEPQTDRYHLDFWWAGVMSTYTYRGDRTQLDIGVHAADYHRDHYMFTLPDLANRVYSNRGIKREASAFVKGTYDVGRVTLFGDVQARDAWWRYVPDQNADIAPASISWRFLNPKGGLTYRLAPAWSAYASYGVNGREPARNDILAGFDNLDTSNVSFVGSFERVRPETAHDLELGVHYRGAAVTLDADGYDMEFRNEIAAIGQLSYLGLPLRKNVPASTRRGLEADVAWRLAPALTASVNGNLSRNWIAAYTDDASGITYHDVPPLLTPQLSTNQRLSYAPARGLALSLEGRYTSQSFLDNTGDRQFVLPAAYITDAQVAWSDAARGYEITLFVNNLAGVNRYGSGYTDGSISYYYPLPPRNLFLQFRAGF
- a CDS encoding ATP-binding protein, which codes for MPHSPVSPDQLKDACLLLVDDEQTNLTLLRLILGRAGYTRVHTLSDARDVLPLARALNPDLVVLDLRMPTMSGFTVLEGLVEQTAPDEFLPILVVTGDASQTARQRALKLGAKDFLTKPFEATEVLLRIHNLLVTRMLHESVRAQNELLEAKVTERTSQLERAAAQAEEANRAKSVFLATMSHELHTPLNAVIGFANELQKNHAGNLLPQDLTYVQRISSNGLQLLRVINDVLDLSKVEAGKMEVELAPVALDRLVLDTLKDMESRSVGTAVVPRVSLPPSLVPIESDEHKLKRVLMNLVDNAVKFTESGSYRVGIITTPGTGRPLRLDVIDTGVGIPANRLDKIFGAFEQGESGTRRRHEGTGLGLAISRALCEAMNYRLTVVSEPGRGSAFSVLLSPDAEPPRSYDDALRAYAPASSDLTTRGS
- a CDS encoding Ig-like domain-containing protein is translated as MRRTLVILGVLAAAAACGGSSAGPGLTVVSGGLTYFLVTGQGGLDTVSALPGAKVQLTGTAYDGNLRSLVVKGDTTWTSRDTTLARVSSTGLVTMIATGATYVIGTITVNSVTVGDSALVRILSPQ
- a CDS encoding bifunctional YncE family protein/alkaline phosphatase family protein, whose amino-acid sequence is MSHSHRTPAHALSAATALLLLAACQASPPRSPRAGDSMGATIGRLPTGVHLDPAGVQYPVGQFPLGMALAPDGRHVALLMSGWGEQGVQIVDRTTGQVTQTLDQAAAFIGVAFAPDGQSLYASGGNQDVVYRYAWSDGRATLADSIVLAPKRPRAPGLRYAAGLAFSPDGRTLYVAENMADSLAAVDVASGRVVHRYATDAYPYGVVVAGDGRVFVSAWGGYTVSEFTPEGDGMSARKIAVGRHPSAMVLNGDGTRLFVASGSTDRIFVVATAEHRVIQTLLDPPPAGPGEGSTPNGLALSADGTRLFAAEADANAVAVFDLSPKTAGVAAATGTDALVGRVPTAWYPTLVAAVRDTLLVVSAKGHGTRANPDGAQPVPMPGHPPRGTNYTLGQLESTMTIAPLAEVRGAELAALTQRVVRANAWDQPTGRTANYPPFQHVVYIIKENRTYDQVFGDMPSGDGDTSLVFFPRADSPNHHALADRFGLYDRFFVNAEVSADGHNWSTAAYATDYLEKTVPSNYSDRGRPYDYEGSVFGGGVKARIPRDDEAAPANGYLWDLAQKRGITFRNYGEFVVPGSLDPDDPLPAAYRGDKPFLKEHTNPDYPGFDLRITDQHRVDVWQAEFDSYVRSGTLPALEIVRLPNDHTSGAQAGAPTPLAAMADNDLALGRIVAAISHSPYWKNTVIFVLEDDAQNGPDHVDSHRSVLLTISAYNRPGTIHRFTNTTDVLRTIEEILGLQSMSQFDYYGRPLRHIWADTPDLTPYTPLTPAPSLDAVNPSVGRGARESRRLDLEVEDMSNMDLFNHILWRDLKGNGVPYPGTHRIPALDVMH
- a CDS encoding GGDEF domain-containing protein, with the protein product MLQEPPTGARWERLLSASDASLIDAGAAGERTVARARLVFTAILLLIPLQSIVQRSDQLENYVGLVVGLVSLGFAASVLAAVSRGHYRTWWSIATSVYDVTSVSAILAAFILIGRPEITVNSRVVFEIYLLAIASTALRYDRRAPLVAGAVAVVEYAALVLVVHAHWDLSDPRYAGYGNFSWGDQIGRLIVLGVAAMLSRAVLERAHRLRQLSTHDPLTRLFNRNVLEERVREEVGRARRYGRPLALAMVDLDLFKQFNDTFGHASGDAALRAFAHLLRRTVRSTDIVARFGGEEFVIVLPETPGDDAAVKLDQIRRLMETMLFDIPGVVDGHVTFSAGVATLDRESDHALDLLQRADDLLLAAKRAGRNCVMGESGLVGAPRSDAAPARVDGTGGRS
- the infA gene encoding translation initiation factor IF-1 → MAKEEAIQLEGQVTEVLPNATFRVLLSNGHTVLATLGGNMRRFRIRVLAGDRVTIEVSPYDLSRGRITFRHKN